The segment CTATAATTCTTCTGGCAACAGCGACAATTGCACGTTTTGCTCCGGCTCTCGAAGATATGCGCTGGTGCACAAGACGTAGAGCTTCATCTTGACTGATCGCTCGCCATGCTATCTCTATCAGGGCATGCCGAATGCGTGGATTTCCTTGGCGGCTGATGTGCCCCTTTCGTTGGGTATCTCCCGACGAATTTTCCGTCGGAGTTAATCCCAAAAAACTGAACAATCGATCTTCATTTTTAAATTGACTCATGTCTCCCA is part of the bacterium genome and harbors:
- a CDS encoding IS110 family transposase; the encoded protein is MRLDDQISAFDRKLAEQAQADSKVEAVYRSVPGIGPVTSRVLANELGDMSQFKNEDRLFSFLGLTPTENSSGDTQRKGHISRQGNPRIRHALIEIAWRAISQDEALRLVHQRISSRAGAKRAIVAVARRIIGRIRACFSKGKDWQLNFGLTA